One part of the Amphiura filiformis chromosome 5, Afil_fr2py, whole genome shotgun sequence genome encodes these proteins:
- the LOC140152491 gene encoding uncharacterized protein, which yields MSGREDDSHGKRSPTPISHVDDDRLGDGSVPVGKDSEDDSLVKRSVPVVNDMCEKETVAPISDVESDSFSETGVPVASDNKDDGPDITSVHLTNDACRWDDVSLEMTCDEDASCDDTISDPVGTSVHVNNDAGVSNGDISTIPAVTEEDFNMTSRADGKTVGVPYEPEAEMSVSSDTLNQLQNSGKCKKVNRWMQNPDRHCIVCCETFQIRRGGYKRAKFISSDKSPWEIIKTFWEWDGHGIGYIRGCFICDRCNSHLNKIQRADAKQVEHMEHFETKLQFSPIKEILKGRRVTEQNSTALWGSRTTIHTADTHTQKIPSVNTQAQEERITMQVQSAKKIQFCNQCGSLPLREVKGQLEKICNQLEVLLPNTCVICYCPLQGNENITKEGQRADESVEQNETGRNIHQESDKSELSGPSAMEVQSVFGAVQPNKTVREISQESEQSGSNGQKKEQQITSDVIKQNETSRDVQESLQSEQSVQTKKGQSAFANAIIKQKIGKEIYHENKPTRQTKQKQRTVETFSQNKTGRRIRQDKSKPTGVVKKRTNLSVSRSGRVRKTTSKYADDWITQQFTSGTAVTAPKFHLEKSTLPKRTTQDLCSGNVREGDKASSCGEEADTSFGDTTQEYVKEKVTEPGVITDLPYQCKFCQQCFQMDQDCRLHVMNHIQTQNKQEWFDANIKPSLEVFMEVPLKRQRQSVKRDVLHYNDLKDLTPEIVQMLGRPLRDTNMCRCLQCDKEFASTVSMFTHMSDSHGFKKTDKRWQCRWCQKKFHARYNLKKHYCILMPGERKVVCEHCGKKFVTEAQMEKHNYLAHKRPHPGCSICGQKFYSKERLKSHIQKDHYKTKPFPCRYCPQSWYTERKRKRHEDNRHHGKKRYVCEVCGAAVNDLKKHSGKHLKVRNYACKQCPYKAKQLIDLKSHVSRSHEKIVEGPRKDAVTVLRKGVVTVTWKVVCDCRKTENKDELPQSDELKEVESDLVPKYIIGPGEDTMLLGGMPGYQRSVKWYCNILENAKCNNRQSAQEAGQRLCWALLKDEVSELTWITHNLSGFTYTYAGSKSTKRKEPVPQIDSGLLDAIYQQAKLQFADFPCKHGTDIVCKTRLFLMRKYHLTRQYRKSKYGMKKSTLGPT from the exons ATGTCTGGCAGAGAAGATGACAGTCATGGAAAGAGATCTCCGACTCCAATATCTCATGTTGATGATGACCGTCTTGGTGATGGAAGTGTTCCAGTGGGAAAGGATTCTGAAGATGATAGTCTTGTTAAGAGAAGTGTTCCAGTAGTAAATGATATGTGTGAAAAAGAGACTGTGGCTCCAATTTCTGATGTTGAGAGTGACAGTTTTAGTGAGACAGGTGTACCAGTGGCAAGCGATAATAAAGATGATGGTCCTGATATTACTAGTGTTCATCTGACAAATGATGCTTGCAGATGGGATGATGTGAGTCTGGAGATGACCTGTGATGAGGATGCTAGTTGTGATGATACTATTAGTGATCCAGTGGGAACCAGTGTCCATGTCAATAATGATGCAGGAGTATCCAATGGGGATATCAGCACTATTCCAGCGGTTACTGAGGAGGATTTCAACATGACAAGTAGAGCTGATGGCAAAACTGTAGGTGTGCCTTATGAG CCTGAAGCAGAAATGTCTGTAAGCTCAGATACCCTAAATCAGCTTCAAAACAGTGGAAAATGCAAAAAGGTTAACAGATGGATGCAAAATCCAGATAGACACTGTATTGTGTGTTGTGAAACATTTCAGATCAGAAGGGGTGGATATAAACGAGCAAAGTTCATATCATCTGACAAGTCACCATGGGAAATTATCAAAACATTTTGGGAATGGGATGGCCATGGTATCGGTTATATTAGAGGGTGTTTCATCTGTGACCGTTGCAATTCTCATTTAAATAAGATACAAAGAGCTGATGCAAAACAGGTAGAACACATGGAACACTTTGAAACAAAACTTCAATTTTCCCCTATTAAAGAAATACTTAAGGGAAGAAGAGTAACagagcagaattcaacagcacTGTGGGGATCTAGAACCACAATCCACACTGCAGACACACATACACAGAAGATTCCATCAGTGAACACACAGGCACAGGAGGAAAGGATAACCATGCAG GTACAATCAGCGAAGAAAATTCAGTTTTGCAACCAGTGTGGATCGCTTCCTTTacgagaggtcaaaggtcagttggAGAAAATATGTAATCAGTTGGAAGTTCTTCTACCCAATACTTGTGTGATTTGTTATTGCCCTCTCCAAGGAAATGAAAATATAACAAAGGAAGGTCAAAGGGCAGATGAATCTGTCGAACAGAATGAAACTGGTAGAAATATCCATCAGGAAAGTGATAAATCTGAATTAAGTGGACCAAGTGCTATGGAAGTTCAAAGTGTATTTGGTGCTGTTCAACCAAATAAAACTGTTAGGGAGATCAGTCAAGAAAGTGAACAAAGTGGATCAAATGGTCAAAAGAAGGAACAACAAATAACAAGTGATGTTATCAAGCAAAATGAAACTAGTAGAGATGTCCAAGAAAGTTTACAATCTGAACAAAGTGTTCAAACAAAGAAAGGTCAAAGTGCATTTGCCAATGCCATCATCAAGCAAAAAATTGGTAAAGAAATTTATCACGAAAATAAACCAACTAGACAgacaaaacaaaagcaaagaaCTGTTGAAACTTTCAGTCAGAATAAAACTGGTAGAAGGATCCGTCAAGACAAATCTAAACCAACTGGGGTAGTTAAGAAGAGAACAAATTTATCAGTAAGTAGGAGTGGTAGAGTTAGAAAAACAACATCTAAATATGCTGATGATTGGATCACTCAGCAATTTACCAGTGGAACTGCAGTTACTGCACCAAAATTTCATCTAGAAAAATCTACATTGCCAAAGAGGACCACACAAGATTTATGTTCTGGTAATGTAAGGGAAGGTGATAAAGCATCATCTTGTGGAGAAGAAGCTGATACATCATTTGGGGATACTACACAGGAATATGTGAAAGAGAAGGTGACAGAACCAGGGGTGATAACTGACCTACCATACCAGTGCAAATTTTGCCAGCAATGTTTTCAGATGGACCAAGATTGTAGACTTCATGTTATGAACCACATCCAGACACAGAACAAACAGGAATGGTTCGACGCTAACATTAAGCCAAGTTTGGAAGTCTTTATGGAAGTACCACTGAAAAGACAAAGACAATCTGTCAAAAGAGATGTTCTTCACTATAATGACCTGAAAGATTTGACTCCAGAAATTGTACAGATGTTAGGCCGGCCATTACGTGATACAAACATGTGTCGATGTTTACAATGTGACAAAGAATTTGCTTCTACCGTCTCAATGTTTACACACATGTCAGATTCTCATGGATTCAAAAAAACTGACAAACGGTGGCAATGTAGGTGGTGTCAAAAGAAATTTCACGCTAGATATAATTTGAAAAAGCACTACTGTATTTTGATGCCGGGAGAGCGTAAGGTTGTCTGCGAACACTGCGGCAAAAAGTTTGTGACTGAAGCCCAAATggaaaaacataattatttagcACATAAGAGACCCCATCCTGGGTGCAGCATTTGCGGTCAAAAATTCTATTCCAAAGAAAGGTTAAAATCTCATATCCAAAAAGATCATTACAAAACTAAACCTTTTCCATGTAGATATTGCCCCCAAAGTTGGTACACGGAACGTAAAAGAAAACGTCATGAAGATAATCGCCATCATGGAAAAAAACGTTATGTGTGTGAAGTTTGTGGAGCTGCAGTCAATGACTTGAAGAAGCATTCTGGAAAACATTTAAAGGTCAGGAATTATGCATGCAAACAGTGTCCATATAAAGCAAAACAACTGATAGATTTAAAGTCGCATGTTAGCCGCTCACATGAAAAGATTGTTGAAGGTCCTCGGAAAGATGCTGTCACTGTTTTAAGGAAAGGTGTTGTTACAGTAACTTGGAAAGTGGTATGTGATTGTCGTAAAACAGAAAACAAAGACGAGTTGCCCCAGAGCGATGAGCTAAAAGAAGTCGAGTCAGACTTAGTACCCAAATATATTATTGGTCCAGGAGAGGATACAATGCTCCTAGGAGGTATGCCAGGATATCAGAGAAGCGTCAAGTGGTATTGCaacattttagaaaatgcaaaatgcaacaaCAGACAAAGTGCTCAAGAAGCAGGTCAGAGGTTATGTTGGGCTCTTCTCAAAGATGAAGTGAGTGAATTGACATGGATAACCCACAACCTATCAGGGTTTACCTATACATATGCTGGTAGTAAAAGCACTAAAAGGAAGGAACCAGTTCCCCAGATTGATTCGGGATTATTGGATGCAATTTATCAGCAAGCAAAGCTCCAGTTTGCAGATTTTCCTTGTAAGCATGGTACAGATATAGTTTGCAAGACCAGACTTTTCTTAATGAGGAAATATCATCTCACTCGACAATACCGCAAGAGCAAATATGGCATGAAAAAGAGTACTTTGGGACCTACATAA